Part of the Colletotrichum destructivum chromosome 12, complete sequence genome, TGTGGTTTTTGTTACCCGTACGGGTGCTTCGTCTATGACTATTCCATAGCTTTGGCGTCTATTTGTCGCGTATACCTGTCACATTATAGAACAATCGTTCTTGACTCCTTTCTAAGATGGTGTCGAAACTTTCAAAGGTAAACGTTCATAAGCCGTGCGAACGATAGCTAGTATCTATTTTATCAGCCATACGTAATGTTATTGCTTTATGGGAATTTCTCTCGTAGGAGGCAACAAGTGAAGGTACTTTGTGTAGTAACTATGTCGAGGCGTAATAAGGTTGCTATGTATATAATTGCCAGTGTCTCTCAGAACGTGACAAGCAATGACGAGGTTTCCCTTTCTGTTCTTCCCTGTCGCCTTGCATGCGCAGAGCTTGGTTTTGACCGTTGTGAACAACTCTACTAGCCAGACAATTTGGCCGGCAGTCGAAGCCGCAGGTTCTTATGTAGTGTCCCCTGATGGTGGAAGAGTGATCGATTATTCCCAAAACCCATTGCCTGACGGCCTTGCATTACAAGCTAACTCGCAGGTGCAAATCCCTCTCACCTCTTTTCCATGGTCGGGACGTGTCTGGGCGAGACAGTACTGCTCCCCCGACGGAACGGGTTGTGTTGTAGGTGACTGCGGCCATCCGAGTTGCTGGGGTCGTTCGTCGACCGGGACCACGCTGTTTGAAATCACCGCACTGAAAAACAAGATGTATTACGACATCAGCCTTGGTAGGTCCGTGTCCAGTACACTAACGCCACTAATCTCACTTTGGTTGTTTAGTGGATGGATTTACGTGCGGCGTTTACGTGCAACCAGATGACGACGATTGTGAGGCGGTTGCCTGCATAGCCCCGCCGTATCTTGGCATTGACGAGAATCAATCTATGGTATGTCCCCCATCCAACCTGATCACTGACACGAGAACAGGCAACGTACCAATCGGTTGCAACTCGGACTGCTCCGTATACAAGACGGACGAGTATTGTTGCAGAGGCGGATACGATGCGACGACTTGCAAGGGAAGCAACTCCTGGTTCAAGAAGACGTGTCCGGGTGCATATAGTTACGCCTATGACGATAAAGACGCCACATTCACGTGTGGCTTTCGGAACATGACGATATACTTTCAATGCTCATAGGCTGATGTGGGGTCTGTGGAGCGTATGGATGTTATTAAATCGTAACGGGACTGGTTGTATTCATAATGGTAACTATTAATGACACGAAGTGTACCCACTGCGTCATTCATGCCCCAGCGGCAACGCAGAAAGAGAATACGAAGAACGAAACGTGATGATTTTTTACATCGCTTATAACAGGACCAAACATAACCCGTATCTCACCCGGGTATAACCACAGCTGTTCACGCGCTATTCGGGAGTTGTTCGCAGTGTGACCATTTGTTTTGCGCCTTCTCTAGGGTAATCCTCCGTCGTCCGTGATGGCGTGTAACGAGGTACATGCCTATAACACTGGCCTCAAAATCGACAAGATATATAACGAAGCAGTTTTTTAACATTTCTCGTACCCCTAATTGGACAATCAGGACAAAATCTATTCGCAGGCACTTGGGAGCCACAGCTCCTTTGATCCCACGAATTTCTTATAACTTACGCCGAAGTCTCATCTTATCCCCTTGTGAAACTATGTGTTTCCGTAGGTTAATCCTGTAAATAGCTCACGATATCGAGATTATGGCTACGCAAGAAAACAGGGGACCAGAGCTCCTAGGCGTGCAGATAGCATTCCTCGCGGCAGCGTGGATCGCCACATTTCTCCGGCTGTACGTAAAAGTAGCCATCACGAAGAGCCACACACTCGACGATGGTGTTATGTATCTTTCCACAGTAAGCCTTTTCACCCAGCCTGTTGCAGAGCGCTTTTCAAACGTAATGTCAGGTCCTGTACTCCGTGTACGcagccgtcgccgtcctcggcattGTTAAGGGCGGCATAGGCCGGCATACCTCAGAGCTGGACGCGGAAAGCATTGTTTTGGCGCTCAAGGTTTGGTACACATGCGAAATTCTGTACGCCTTCATTTCCGCTCTCATCCGAACCTCGATTTGTCTGTTTCTCCTACGAATCTTCAACCGCGGAACAACCAATATGGCCAAGACGCTACTCCAAGCAAATATCGTCGTGGTTTGGATCTCATCCTTGGTTTACCTCTTCATAATCGTGTTCCAGTGCGACCCGCCCAACTACTACTGGGCCAAGTTCGAAGGACTCCAGGGGAGCTGTCGCCCTGCACATCTCGTGCCGAACGCAACAATCGGCCATAGTGTCGTGGCTGCCGTAAGCGACTGGATTCTTGGCATACTACCTATGTCGATTCTTTGGCAACTTCAGATGAAGCGAGAGAAGAAGGTTcgattgttgttgttttttggAATCGGCATGATGTAGGCGTCGTCCCTTTTCCGCCTTCGTTGTTCCCCTCACTGACATCTCGTGCACCGTAAGTGCTGGGATCATCATGATTGTTAGGATACCTTACATAAAGGTGCTCGAGATATCGGCCGACTTTCTGTATGAGACAGTGTAAGTGTGTTAATCTCAGAGATGATTTACAGACCGCTAACAATGATTTGCTGAAGAGATGTTGCTCTATGGTCTCTTTTGGAACCTTCAATCGGCATCATTGCAGGATGCATCGCTACACTTTGGCCCCTCGTGAAGGCCTGTGGAATACGTACGAGATCAACAAAGAGATCAACTGTGTCTTGGGGGCATATGAGGGGAAACGTTACTGGAATAACTATTACCCGAGAAGTCAAGGTTACTAGATTTGATACTAAAGAGGATCTGCCAGTAGAACCAGGCGTGCTGTCCCTAAATTGGTAACAAAGGGCTCAAATTTTCTACGTTCTTCTGGTGTTGTTGGCGATGAAGCTACTTTAAAAACGTTCAGTGCTAAGTTTATCCAGTCTGTTACTATATCTGTCTACATAGTGTATTGAGAGCATTGTGTTTGAAGAAATACGGTAGTTGCGCTGCTTAAAAGGTCCTTGCTAGATTCCGGTTGGATACACATTACTAATGCGGTCGAATTCGTCATCCCTAAATCTGCAGTGTAGGAAAGCTGACACAGACAGAAGGTGCCCGTGGGTTGGCATCCCTCCTGGATGTCGGCGTTAAAGATGAAAAATGGCAGGTGGTATTACCGGGAGGGAGACCTGACCCAATCGACGTGGGCAAAGCACACCAAACGTCGTCGCAGACGATGATTGTGAGCATTCAGATGGCGAAGCTTGGCATAGTGATTACATGGGAAAGTTCGACCCAATGTAGCGCGAATGGGGGGTGTTATAACCGCAGGTTTGCAGAATTACGACCAACGTCTATGTCGCCAGT contains:
- a CDS encoding Putative Thaumatin family; its protein translation is MTRFPFLFFPVALHAQSLVLTVVNNSTSQTIWPAVEAAGSYVVSPDGGRVIDYSQNPLPDGLALQANSQVQIPLTSFPWSGRVWARQYCSPDGTGCVVGDCGHPSCWGRSSTGTTLFEITALKNKMYYDISLVDGFTCGVYVQPDDDDCEAVACIAPPYLGIDENQSMVCPPSNLITDTRTGNVPIGCNSDCSVYKTDEYCCRGGYDATTCKGSNSWFKKTCPGAYSYAYDDKDATFTCGFRNMTIYFQCS